In the Streptomyces sp. NBC_00525 genome, one interval contains:
- a CDS encoding Tex family protein, producing MTTSIEGRIAEELGVRERQVKAAVELLDGGSTVPFIARYRKEATEMLDDAQLRTLEERLRYLRELEERRTAVLESVREQGKLDAELEARIRAADTKARLEDIYLPFKPKRRTKAQIAREAGLEPLASGLLDDPSVEPLAAAAAFVDADKGVADAAAALEGARAILTERFSEDADLIGELRERMWTRGRLVARVREGKEEAGAKFADYFDFAEPFTALPSHRVLAMLRGEKEDVLDLVLEPEEPSDEPGPSSYENMVARRFGVAGRGRPGDKWLADTVRWAWRTRILVHLGIDLRLRLRTAAEDEAVRVFASNLRDLLLAAPAGTRATLGLDPGFRTGVKVAVVDATGKVVATDVIHPHVPANKWDQALATLERLAREHHVDLIAIGNGTASRETDKLAGELCARHPELKLTKVMVSEAGASVYSASAFASQELPDMDVSLRGAVSIARRLQDPLAELVKIDPKSIGVGQYQHDLSEVKLSRSLDAVVEDCVNGVGVDVNTASAPLLSRVSGIGAGLAENIVAHRDANGPFRSRRSLKDVARLGPKAYEQCAGFLRIRGDDPLDASSVHPEAYPVVRAMVKKTGGDVAALIGNTDVLRSLRADEFVSEKFGLPTVTDIIRELEKPGRDPRPAFKTATFKEGVEKIGDLVSGMVLEGVVTNVAAFGAFVDVGVHQDGLVHVSAMSRSFVKDPRDVVKPGDVVRVKVMEVDIPRKRISLSLRLDDEVGSAAGAGSAGGRASSGERGGGRPPRPRQGGGDRSSGGRSSGDRSSDGRSSGGRSSGGRGNGGRPAAGGAPANGAMADALRRAGLLKGE from the coding sequence GTGACGACGTCCATCGAAGGCAGGATCGCCGAGGAGCTCGGCGTACGCGAGCGGCAGGTGAAGGCGGCCGTCGAGCTGCTCGACGGCGGGTCCACCGTGCCGTTCATCGCGCGCTACCGCAAGGAAGCGACCGAGATGCTCGACGACGCGCAGCTGCGCACGCTCGAGGAGCGGCTGCGGTATCTGCGGGAGCTGGAGGAGCGCCGGACGGCGGTCCTCGAATCCGTACGGGAGCAGGGCAAGCTCGACGCGGAGCTGGAGGCGCGCATCCGGGCCGCCGACACCAAGGCGCGGCTGGAGGACATCTACCTCCCGTTCAAGCCGAAGCGGCGGACGAAAGCGCAGATCGCGCGGGAGGCCGGGCTCGAACCGCTCGCCTCCGGGCTGCTCGACGACCCCTCGGTGGAGCCGCTCGCGGCAGCGGCGGCCTTCGTGGACGCGGACAAGGGCGTGGCGGACGCGGCGGCGGCCCTGGAGGGTGCCCGCGCCATCCTGACCGAGCGCTTCTCGGAGGACGCCGACCTGATCGGTGAGCTGCGCGAGCGCATGTGGACGCGCGGGCGGCTGGTGGCGCGGGTCCGGGAGGGCAAGGAGGAGGCGGGCGCCAAGTTCGCGGACTACTTCGACTTCGCCGAGCCGTTCACGGCGCTGCCCTCGCACCGGGTGCTGGCGATGCTCCGGGGCGAGAAGGAGGACGTGCTCGATCTGGTCCTGGAGCCGGAGGAGCCGTCCGACGAGCCCGGCCCCTCCTCGTACGAGAACATGGTGGCCCGGCGCTTCGGCGTGGCCGGCCGGGGGCGTCCCGGCGACAAGTGGCTGGCCGACACGGTGCGGTGGGCCTGGCGGACCAGGATTCTGGTGCACCTCGGCATCGACCTGCGGCTGCGGCTGCGTACGGCGGCGGAGGACGAGGCGGTGCGCGTCTTCGCGTCGAACCTGCGCGATCTGCTGCTCGCCGCGCCCGCCGGGACGCGCGCCACGCTGGGGCTCGACCCCGGCTTCCGTACCGGCGTGAAGGTCGCGGTCGTGGACGCGACGGGCAAGGTCGTCGCGACCGACGTCATCCATCCGCACGTCCCGGCCAACAAGTGGGACCAGGCGCTGGCGACGCTGGAGCGGCTGGCCCGCGAGCACCACGTCGATCTGATCGCCATCGGCAACGGCACCGCGTCGCGCGAGACGGACAAGCTCGCCGGTGAGCTGTGCGCGAGGCATCCGGAGCTGAAGCTCACCAAGGTGATGGTCTCGGAGGCCGGTGCCTCGGTGTACTCGGCGTCCGCGTTCGCCTCGCAGGAGCTGCCCGACATGGACGTGTCGCTGCGCGGCGCCGTCTCGATCGCGCGCCGGCTCCAGGACCCGCTGGCCGAGCTGGTGAAGATCGACCCGAAGTCGATCGGTGTCGGGCAGTACCAGCACGACCTGTCCGAGGTGAAGCTGTCGCGGTCGCTGGACGCGGTCGTCGAGGACTGTGTGAACGGTGTCGGCGTGGACGTCAACACCGCGTCCGCGCCGCTGCTCTCGCGCGTCTCCGGCATCGGGGCGGGGCTCGCCGAGAACATCGTGGCGCACCGCGACGCCAACGGGCCGTTCCGCTCGCGCAGGAGCCTCAAGGACGTGGCCCGGCTGGGGCCGAAGGCGTACGAGCAGTGCGCGGGCTTCCTCCGTATCCGGGGCGACGACCCGCTCGACGCGTCGAGCGTGCACCCGGAGGCGTATCCGGTGGTGCGGGCGATGGTGAAGAAGACGGGCGGGGACGTCGCCGCGCTGATCGGCAACACGGATGTGCTGCGGTCGCTGCGGGCGGACGAGTTCGTGTCCGAGAAGTTCGGACTGCCGACGGTCACGGACATCATCAGGGAGCTGGAGAAGCCGGGGCGCGACCCGCGGCCCGCCTTCAAGACGGCCACCTTCAAGGAGGGCGTCGAGAAGATCGGCGACCTGGTGTCCGGGATGGTGCTGGAGGGCGTCGTCACGAACGTCGCCGCGTTCGGGGCGTTCGTGGACGTCGGGGTGCATCAGGACGGGCTCGTCCACGTCTCCGCGATGTCGCGGTCCTTCGTGAAGGACCCGCGCGATGTGGTGAAGCCGGGTGATGTGGTCCGGGTGAAGGTGATGGAGGTCGACATCCCGCGCAAGCGGATCTCGCTGTCGTTGCGGCTGGACGACGAGGTGGGGTCCGCGGCCGGGGCGGGGTCGGCCGGGGGCCGCGCGTCCTCGGGCGAGCGGGGCGGCGGCCGGCCGCCCCGGCCCCGGCAGGGCGGCGGCGACCGCTCCTCCGGCGGCCGTTCGTCCGGCGACCGCTCCTCCGATGGACGTTCCTCCGGCGGGCGTTCCTCCGGCGGGCGTGGGAACGGCGGCCGGCCGGCGGCCGGTGGCGCGCCGGCCAACGGGGCGATGGCCGACGCGCTGCGGCGGGCCGGGCTGCTGAAGGGCGAGTAG
- a CDS encoding BCCT family transporter — MSQDDQRTGGRGELSVTADLPGDPGQHRRPVTDRVVFGVTAGLTLAFVIWGATATDSLEDVSDKALNGLIHNGGWAFMLAASGFVVFALWLAISRYGNITLGQEDEEPEFRTVSWVAMMFSAGMGIGLMFYGVSEPLAHFTDPPPGTHPADAAEAMQTAMATTLFHWTLHPWAIYAVVGLGIAYSTFRRRRRQTISAVFEPLIGPDRAHGGLGRFIDILAIFATLFGSAASLGLGALQIGSGFHELNWMEKTGTGLLVLIIAVLTAAFIASAVSGVEKGIQWLSNINMVLALILAVFVFIAGPTIIVLDLVPTSIAAYFGDLAQLAGRTEATGEGEVADWLGSWTVFYWAWWISWTPFVGMFIARISRGRTIRQFIGGVILVPSTVSLIWFAVFGGTAIKLQEGGELGGADTQEAQLFGVLQQFPIATAMSILVMVLVGIFFVSGADAASIVMGTLSQKGILEPARWVVVFWGVVTGAVAAVMLLIGNGKGDALAGLQNLTILVAAPFTIVMVAMCVALMRDLRQDPLIVRREFGVEAVESAVIEGHARYDGDFEIRIGPGGSQITTERHDGPGAPHPK; from the coding sequence GTGTCGCAGGACGATCAGAGAACGGGCGGCAGAGGGGAGCTGTCGGTGACGGCGGACCTCCCCGGCGACCCGGGACAGCACCGGCGCCCCGTCACCGACCGGGTGGTGTTCGGCGTGACGGCCGGCCTCACCCTGGCCTTCGTCATCTGGGGGGCCACCGCCACCGACTCGCTGGAGGACGTCTCCGACAAGGCCCTCAACGGGCTCATCCACAACGGCGGTTGGGCCTTCATGCTGGCCGCGTCCGGATTCGTCGTCTTCGCCCTGTGGCTCGCCATCAGCCGGTACGGAAACATCACCCTCGGCCAGGAGGACGAGGAGCCGGAATTCCGCACCGTCTCCTGGGTCGCCATGATGTTCAGCGCCGGCATGGGCATCGGCCTGATGTTCTACGGGGTCAGCGAACCGCTGGCCCACTTCACCGACCCGCCGCCCGGCACCCACCCCGCCGACGCGGCGGAGGCGATGCAGACGGCGATGGCCACCACCCTCTTCCACTGGACGCTGCACCCCTGGGCCATCTACGCGGTGGTCGGCCTCGGCATCGCGTACAGCACCTTCCGGCGCCGCAGGCGGCAGACCATCAGCGCCGTGTTCGAACCGCTCATCGGCCCCGACCGCGCCCACGGCGGCCTCGGCCGGTTCATCGACATCCTGGCCATCTTCGCCACCCTCTTCGGCTCGGCCGCCTCCCTGGGACTCGGGGCCCTCCAGATCGGCAGCGGCTTCCACGAACTGAACTGGATGGAGAAGACCGGCACCGGCCTGCTCGTCCTGATCATCGCCGTGCTGACCGCCGCGTTCATCGCCTCGGCGGTCTCCGGCGTGGAGAAGGGCATCCAGTGGCTGTCCAACATCAACATGGTGCTCGCCCTGATCCTGGCCGTGTTCGTGTTCATCGCGGGCCCCACGATCATCGTGCTCGACCTGGTGCCCACCTCGATCGCCGCCTACTTCGGCGACCTGGCGCAGCTCGCCGGCCGCACCGAGGCCACCGGTGAGGGCGAGGTCGCGGACTGGCTGGGCAGCTGGACCGTCTTCTACTGGGCCTGGTGGATCTCCTGGACGCCCTTCGTCGGCATGTTCATCGCGCGCATCAGCCGGGGCCGCACCATCCGCCAGTTCATCGGCGGCGTCATCCTGGTGCCCAGCACCGTCAGCCTCATCTGGTTCGCCGTCTTCGGCGGCACCGCGATCAAGCTCCAGGAGGGCGGCGAGCTCGGCGGCGCCGACACCCAGGAGGCCCAGCTCTTCGGCGTGCTCCAGCAGTTCCCCATCGCCACCGCCATGAGCATCCTGGTGATGGTGCTCGTCGGCATCTTCTTCGTCTCGGGCGCCGACGCCGCCTCCATCGTCATGGGCACCCTCTCCCAGAAGGGCATCCTGGAACCCGCCCGCTGGGTCGTCGTGTTCTGGGGCGTCGTCACCGGGGCCGTCGCCGCCGTCATGCTGCTCATCGGCAACGGCAAGGGCGACGCCCTGGCAGGCCTCCAGAACCTGACCATCCTGGTGGCGGCGCCCTTCACGATCGTGATGGTCGCCATGTGCGTGGCCCTGATGCGGGACCTGCGCCAGGACCCGCTGATCGTCCGCCGCGAGTTCGGCGTGGAGGCCGTCGAGTCCGCGGTCATCGAGGGCCACGCCCGGTACGACGGCGACTTCGAGATCCGTATCGGCCCCGGCGGCAGCCAGATCACCACCGAACGCCACGACGGACCGGGCGCCCCGCACCCGAAGTAG
- a CDS encoding ABC-F family ATP-binding cassette domain-containing protein, translating to MTATLVAKDLAAGHGDRTLFAGLDLVVAPGDVIGLVGVNGAGKSSLLRLLAGLDQPEEGELRLSPPTATVGHLPQEPERRPGETVREFLGRRTGVAEAQAAMDAATQALVDGEPGADDAYSESLERWLSLGGADLDERAEETAAELGLTVGLDLPMTALSGGQAARAGLASLLLSRYDVFLLDEPTNDLDLDGLERLEKYVSGLRAGTVLISHDREFLMRTVTKVLELDLAQQQINLYGGGYAAYLEERERARRHAREEYEEYADKRSALESRALMQRSWMDKGVKNARRKATDSDKIGRKFRSESSEKQAAKARQTQRMIERLDVVDEPRKEWELRMEIASAPRSGSVVATLREARLVRGDFVFGPASLQIDWADRVAITGANGSGKSTLLAALLGRLPLDSGHASLGSGVVVGEVDQARKLFHGSESLLEAFCAAVPETEPADVRTLLAKFGLRADHVMRPATTLSPGERTRSALALLQGRGVNLLVLDEPTNHLDLPAIEQLESALDSYTGTLLLVTHDRRMLEAVRTTRRIEVAEGRVTEA from the coding sequence ATGACTGCCACTCTCGTCGCCAAGGACCTCGCCGCCGGACACGGCGACCGCACGCTCTTCGCCGGGCTCGACCTCGTCGTCGCCCCCGGAGACGTGATCGGTCTCGTCGGAGTCAACGGCGCAGGAAAATCGTCGCTGCTGCGGCTGCTCGCCGGGCTGGACCAGCCGGAGGAGGGCGAGCTGCGGCTCTCCCCGCCCACCGCCACGGTCGGCCATCTGCCGCAGGAACCCGAGCGGCGCCCCGGCGAGACCGTACGGGAGTTCCTGGGCCGCCGCACCGGAGTCGCCGAGGCGCAGGCCGCGATGGACGCCGCCACGCAGGCCCTGGTGGACGGCGAGCCCGGCGCGGACGACGCCTACTCCGAGTCCCTGGAGCGCTGGCTCTCCCTGGGCGGCGCGGACCTGGACGAGCGGGCCGAGGAGACCGCCGCCGAACTCGGCCTCACTGTCGGCCTCGACCTGCCGATGACCGCCCTCTCCGGCGGCCAGGCGGCCCGCGCCGGACTCGCCTCGCTGCTGCTGTCCCGCTACGACGTCTTCCTGCTCGACGAGCCCACCAACGACCTCGACCTGGACGGCCTCGAACGCCTGGAGAAGTACGTCTCCGGGCTGCGGGCCGGCACCGTCCTCATCAGCCACGACCGCGAATTCCTCATGCGCACGGTGACCAAGGTCCTCGAACTCGACCTGGCCCAGCAGCAGATCAACCTCTACGGCGGCGGCTACGCGGCCTACCTGGAGGAACGCGAACGCGCCCGCCGGCACGCCCGCGAGGAGTACGAGGAGTACGCCGACAAGCGCTCGGCGCTGGAGAGCCGCGCCCTGATGCAGCGCTCCTGGATGGACAAGGGCGTCAAGAACGCCCGCCGCAAGGCCACCGACTCCGACAAGATCGGCCGCAAGTTCCGCAGCGAGTCCAGTGAGAAGCAGGCCGCGAAGGCCCGGCAGACCCAGCGCATGATCGAACGCCTCGACGTGGTGGACGAGCCGCGCAAGGAGTGGGAGCTGCGCATGGAGATCGCCTCCGCGCCCCGCTCCGGATCGGTCGTCGCCACCCTGCGCGAAGCCCGCCTGGTACGCGGCGACTTCGTCTTCGGCCCCGCCTCGCTCCAGATCGACTGGGCGGACCGGGTCGCCATCACGGGCGCCAACGGCTCCGGCAAGTCCACCCTGCTGGCCGCCCTGCTCGGCCGCCTCCCGCTGGACTCGGGGCACGCGAGCCTGGGCTCCGGCGTGGTCGTCGGCGAGGTGGACCAGGCGCGGAAGCTGTTCCACGGCTCGGAGAGCTTGCTGGAGGCGTTCTGCGCGGCGGTGCCCGAGACGGAGCCCGCCGACGTACGCACCCTGCTCGCCAAGTTCGGGCTGCGCGCCGACCATGTGATGCGCCCGGCGACCACGCTCTCGCCGGGGGAGCGCACCCGCTCGGCACTCGCCCTCCTCCAGGGCCGGGGCGTCAACCTGCTGGTGCTGGACGAGCCGACGAACCACCTGGACCTGCCTGCGATCGAGCAGCTGGAGTCGGCGCTCGACTCGTACACCGGCACCCTGCTCCTGGTGACGCACGACCGCCGGATGCTGGAAGCGGTGCGCACCACGCGCCGGATCGAGGTGGCGGAGGGCCGCGTAACGGAGGCCTGA
- a CDS encoding LacI family DNA-binding transcriptional regulator: MPGPTPDAPLHARPTLEAVAARAGVSRATASRVVNGGAGVRQPLVDQVRKAVEELGYIPNHAARTLVTRRNGAVAVIIDEPEARIFSDPFFSQHIRGISRELGAHDAQLVLLLVEGRGDFERVSRYLAGGHVDGVLAFSLHTDDELSTAIRRFRVPAVYGGRPGSRGVPADEVPFVDCDNRGGARQAVRHLAGLGRRHIAHIAGPRDQTSSLDRIDGYADVLPDADPALLVDGDFTVEGGARAMAELLDRRPEVDAVFAANDLMASGALRVLRERGRRVPQDVALVGFDDMESVAETTDPPLTTIRQDVVGMGRLMVRLLMERLEDGGPGPEPVITPTRLIRRASA, translated from the coding sequence TTGCCCGGTCCGACCCCCGATGCCCCGCTCCACGCGCGCCCCACGCTGGAGGCGGTGGCGGCCCGTGCCGGAGTGTCGCGGGCGACGGCCTCCCGTGTGGTGAACGGCGGCGCGGGCGTCCGGCAGCCGCTGGTGGACCAGGTGCGCAAGGCGGTCGAGGAGCTGGGCTACATCCCGAACCACGCCGCGCGGACCCTGGTGACCCGGCGCAACGGGGCGGTGGCCGTGATCATCGACGAACCGGAGGCGCGGATCTTCTCGGACCCGTTCTTCTCCCAGCACATCCGGGGCATCAGCCGGGAACTGGGCGCCCATGACGCGCAGTTGGTGCTGCTCCTGGTGGAGGGGCGCGGGGATTTCGAGCGGGTCAGCCGCTATCTGGCCGGGGGCCATGTGGACGGGGTGCTGGCGTTCTCGCTGCACACGGACGACGAACTGTCCACCGCCATACGGCGCTTCCGCGTCCCGGCCGTTTACGGGGGCAGGCCCGGCAGCCGGGGCGTCCCGGCCGACGAGGTGCCGTTCGTGGACTGCGACAACCGGGGCGGCGCCCGTCAGGCCGTGCGCCATCTGGCCGGGCTCGGCCGCCGGCACATCGCGCACATCGCGGGCCCGCGCGACCAGACCTCGTCGCTGGACCGGATCGACGGCTACGCGGACGTGCTGCCGGACGCCGATCCGGCGCTGCTGGTGGACGGCGACTTCACGGTGGAGGGCGGCGCCCGCGCCATGGCGGAGCTGCTGGACCGGCGGCCGGAGGTGGACGCGGTGTTCGCGGCGAACGATCTGATGGCGTCGGGGGCGCTGCGGGTGCTGCGCGAGCGGGGGCGTCGGGTGCCGCAGGACGTGGCGCTGGTCGGGTTCGACGACATGGAGTCGGTCGCCGAGACGACGGACCCGCCGCTGACGACGATCCGTCAGGACGTGGTGGGCATGGGCCGGTTGATGGTGCGGCTGCTGATGGAGCGGCTGGAGGACGGGGGGCCCGGCCCGGAGCCGGTGATCACGCCGACCCGGCTGATACGCCGCGCTTCCGCCTGA
- a CDS encoding amidohydrolase family protein has translation MLITDVRPWGGAPSDLTVENGVITAITPHDPARAGTGDTVAGRGRLALPSFSDVHCHLDSTRMGLPFRPHTGEPGVWGMVMNDRAHWREDEWDVARRATYTLARMIERGTTRVRSYAQIDADCRLERFEGVLAAREAHAGRCEVEIIAFPQAGLVREKGVPELIDRALSSGAAVVGGIDPCTLDRDPVRHLDILFDLAERHQAPVDIHLHEPGELGVFSVDLILERVRALDMAGRVSLSHAYDLGGVDEATTRRLIEEFAELDIAMATVAPARHRSLPLTGLTAAGVRVGLGEDGQRDFWSPYGNGDMLDRTWQLAFTNGYRADALIEHCVAVATTGGASLLRTGPARLTSTTDRPGVTVGAAADLLLLEGETVTAAVMDRSGDRTVLHGGRVVADALTLVD, from the coding sequence ATGCTGATCACCGACGTACGCCCCTGGGGCGGAGCGCCCAGCGACCTCACCGTCGAGAACGGGGTGATCACCGCGATCACCCCGCACGACCCGGCCCGCGCCGGCACGGGCGACACCGTGGCCGGCCGGGGCCGGCTCGCCCTGCCGTCCTTCTCGGACGTCCACTGCCACCTCGACTCCACCCGCATGGGCCTGCCCTTCCGCCCGCACACGGGCGAGCCCGGCGTCTGGGGCATGGTGATGAACGACCGCGCGCACTGGCGCGAGGACGAGTGGGACGTCGCCCGGCGGGCCACGTACACCCTGGCCCGCATGATCGAGCGCGGCACCACCCGCGTACGCAGCTACGCCCAGATCGACGCGGACTGCCGCCTGGAGCGCTTCGAGGGCGTCCTCGCCGCCCGTGAGGCGCACGCCGGCCGCTGCGAGGTCGAGATCATCGCGTTCCCGCAGGCGGGCCTCGTCCGGGAGAAGGGCGTGCCGGAACTCATCGACCGGGCCCTGTCCTCGGGCGCCGCCGTGGTCGGCGGCATCGACCCGTGCACCCTGGACCGCGACCCCGTACGCCACCTCGACATCCTGTTCGACCTCGCGGAGCGCCATCAGGCCCCGGTCGACATCCACCTCCACGAGCCGGGCGAACTCGGCGTGTTCAGCGTGGACCTGATCCTGGAGCGGGTGCGGGCCCTGGACATGGCCGGCCGGGTGTCCCTCTCGCACGCCTACGACCTGGGCGGCGTCGACGAGGCGACGACGCGCCGGCTGATCGAGGAGTTCGCCGAGCTGGACATCGCGATGGCGACGGTCGCCCCGGCCCGCCACCGCTCCCTGCCGCTCACCGGGCTGACCGCCGCCGGCGTCCGGGTGGGCCTCGGCGAGGACGGCCAGCGCGACTTCTGGTCCCCGTACGGCAACGGCGACATGCTGGACCGCACCTGGCAGCTCGCCTTCACCAACGGCTACCGCGCGGACGCCCTGATCGAGCACTGCGTGGCGGTCGCCACGACCGGCGGCGCCTCCCTCCTGCGGACGGGCCCCGCCCGCCTGACCTCCACGACGGACCGCCCCGGCGTCACGGTGGGCGCCGCGGCGGACCTGCTCCTGCTGGAGGGCGAAACGGTCACCGCCGCGGTCATGGACCGCAGCGGTGACCGAACGGTGCTGCACGGGGGCCGGGTGGTGGCGGACGCCCTCACACTCGTGGACTGA
- a CDS encoding FAD-dependent oxidoreductase: MADVVVVGGGVSGLTTALVLAERGRRVRVWSREPAGETTSAVAGALWWPYRIEPLDRVGDWALTTLRRYEELAAYPEETGVRLVDGLHRGERLAGLGSWARESAQVVETAEGLRCRLPLIDMPVHLAWLEERVRAAGGTVERRAVASFDEAAAEAGTVVDCAGLGARELVPDAGVRPVRGQLVLVENPGIREWFTEADPASSETTYFFPQPGRLVLGGTAAADDWSAVPDPRTAEDIVARCARVRPEIARARVLGHRVGLRPARDAGVRIEAETLSGGARLIHNYGHGGAGVTVALGCALEAAELVG; encoded by the coding sequence GTGGCGGATGTGGTCGTGGTGGGGGGCGGGGTCAGTGGGCTGACCACCGCGCTGGTGCTGGCCGAGCGGGGGCGCCGGGTGCGGGTGTGGTCCCGTGAACCGGCCGGCGAGACGACGTCGGCGGTGGCGGGGGCCCTGTGGTGGCCGTACCGGATCGAGCCGCTGGACCGGGTCGGCGACTGGGCGCTGACCACGCTGCGGCGTTACGAGGAGCTGGCGGCGTACCCGGAGGAGACCGGCGTACGGCTGGTGGACGGGCTGCACCGCGGTGAGCGCCTGGCCGGACTGGGCTCGTGGGCACGGGAGTCGGCGCAGGTGGTGGAGACCGCCGAGGGGCTGCGGTGCCGGCTGCCGCTCATCGACATGCCGGTGCACCTGGCGTGGCTGGAGGAGCGGGTGCGGGCGGCGGGGGGCACGGTCGAGCGGCGTGCGGTCGCCTCATTCGACGAGGCGGCCGCGGAGGCGGGCACGGTGGTCGACTGCGCCGGGCTCGGTGCCCGCGAGCTGGTGCCGGACGCGGGGGTGCGGCCGGTGCGCGGGCAGTTGGTGCTCGTGGAGAATCCGGGGATACGGGAGTGGTTCACCGAGGCCGATCCGGCGTCGAGCGAGACCACGTACTTCTTCCCCCAGCCCGGCCGGCTGGTGCTCGGCGGCACGGCGGCCGCCGACGACTGGTCCGCGGTGCCCGATCCCCGTACGGCGGAGGACATCGTGGCGCGCTGTGCGCGGGTGCGGCCGGAGATCGCGCGGGCACGGGTGCTCGGTCACCGGGTGGGGCTGCGCCCGGCGCGCGACGCGGGCGTCCGCATCGAGGCGGAGACGCTGTCCGGGGGCGCCCGGCTGATCCACAACTACGGGCACGGCGGCGCGGGCGTCACGGTGGCGCTGGGCTGCGCGCTGGAGGCGGCGGAGCTGGTGGGCTGA
- a CDS encoding GntR family transcriptional regulator → MTQASDDPGASHADRAERTIRAGILSGAYPPGSRLRERDLSESLGFSRIPVREALTRLTGEGLVVLEPRRGASVRDLSLRDVAELFDLRLSLEVFAARRAAEACAAGGEGERLRALMEAAEDATRRGDAEQIPAANTALHAEIVAMTGNRLLRDALHPSLGLVQWLFTLTGGRDPRVQCAEHRDICAAIHAGKPVLAGALAYAHIERGREPSLAALTGVLPAG, encoded by the coding sequence ATGACTCAAGCGAGCGACGATCCCGGCGCCTCGCACGCCGACCGCGCCGAGCGGACGATCCGCGCGGGCATCCTGTCCGGCGCGTACCCGCCGGGCTCCCGGCTGCGCGAACGCGACCTCTCCGAGAGCCTGGGCTTCTCCCGCATCCCGGTCCGCGAGGCGCTGACCCGGCTGACCGGCGAGGGCCTGGTCGTCCTGGAACCCCGCCGGGGCGCCTCCGTACGCGACCTCTCGCTGCGGGACGTCGCCGAACTCTTCGACCTCCGCCTCAGCCTGGAGGTCTTCGCCGCCCGCCGGGCCGCCGAGGCGTGCGCGGCCGGGGGAGAGGGGGAACGGCTGCGGGCCCTGATGGAGGCGGCCGAGGACGCCACCCGGCGCGGCGACGCCGAACAGATCCCGGCGGCCAACACCGCCCTGCACGCGGAAATCGTCGCGATGACCGGGAACCGGCTGCTCCGGGACGCCCTGCACCCCTCGCTCGGCCTGGTCCAGTGGCTGTTCACCCTCACCGGAGGCCGCGACCCGCGCGTCCAGTGCGCCGAGCACCGGGACATCTGCGCCGCGATCCACGCGGGCAAACCCGTACTGGCCGGGGCCCTGGCTTACGCCCACATCGAGCGCGGCCGCGAACCCTCGCTGGCCGCCCTGACCGGCGTACTCCCGGCCGGATAG
- a CDS encoding M14 family zinc carboxypeptidase, which translates to MPIAPTGGGPLPPRRTRARTLALVAVSAALSVPLLTVPSDAARAPVPRTGFERSGGARWTGQSEEASLLAALARRGDRVSVQRVGTTGQGRALRLVRIGSTDPAALTVLLVCGQHGDEPGPREACLSTVRDLARATDAPTRALLARTTVLVLPTANPDGLAAGSRGNGDGVDVNRDHVALRTAEARAVAAVLAARRPDVVADLHEYGAVSPYYDKDLLVLWPRHPGVDGPLREAARDLAMDGVRSAAREAGFGTGVYGVWTDPVTGQPVRWVGGDGRAGILRNRAGLAHAVGLLVESRTDALTERERADPALAGRRRVAAQLAAIRGLLRYADERRTSIAAATAHSRSVAGAPARG; encoded by the coding sequence ATGCCGATCGCGCCGACAGGCGGCGGACCGCTGCCGCCCCGGCGCACCCGTGCCCGCACCCTCGCCCTGGTGGCCGTCTCCGCCGCCCTGAGCGTCCCCCTGCTGACCGTCCCCTCCGACGCGGCGCGCGCCCCCGTGCCCCGGACCGGCTTCGAACGGTCCGGTGGGGCGCGCTGGACCGGGCAGTCCGAGGAGGCGTCGCTGCTCGCGGCCCTCGCCCGGCGCGGCGACCGGGTCTCCGTGCAACGCGTCGGCACCACGGGCCAGGGGCGCGCCCTGCGCCTCGTCCGCATCGGCAGCACCGACCCGGCGGCGCTCACCGTACTGCTGGTCTGCGGCCAGCACGGCGACGAACCCGGCCCCCGCGAGGCGTGCCTGAGCACGGTCCGCGACCTCGCCCGCGCCACCGACGCCCCGACCCGCGCCCTCCTCGCCCGGACCACCGTCCTCGTGCTGCCCACCGCCAACCCGGACGGCCTGGCCGCGGGCAGCCGGGGCAACGGGGACGGCGTGGACGTCAACCGGGACCATGTCGCCCTGCGCACCGCCGAGGCGCGGGCCGTCGCCGCCGTGCTGGCCGCCCGGCGGCCCGATGTCGTCGCCGATCTGCACGAGTACGGGGCCGTCTCGCCGTACTACGACAAGGACCTGCTCGTCCTGTGGCCCCGTCACCCCGGTGTCGACGGGCCGTTGCGCGAGGCGGCGCGCGATCTCGCCATGGACGGGGTGCGGTCGGCCGCGCGGGAGGCCGGATTCGGCACCGGGGTGTACGGCGTCTGGACCGACCCGGTCACCGGGCAGCCGGTCCGGTGGGTCGGGGGAGACGGCCGGGCGGGCATCCTGCGCAACCGGGCGGGCCTCGCGCACGCGGTCGGACTGCTGGTCGAATCCCGTACGGACGCGCTCACCGAGCGGGAGCGCGCCGACCCGGCCCTCGCCGGCCGCCGCCGGGTCGCCGCCCAACTCGCCGCCATCCGGGGGCTCCTGCGCTATGCGGACGAGCGGCGCACGTCCATCGCCGCCGCCACCGCGCACTCCCGGTCGGTCGCCGGCGCCCCGGCCCGCGGCTGA